The following are from one region of the Nymphalis io chromosome 21, ilAglIoxx1.1, whole genome shotgun sequence genome:
- the LOC126776920 gene encoding CAPA peptides — MQSLARLCLSVLLLASVVASSYHSSAKLRRDGVLNLYPFPRVGRASHRTWQVPIKDLLDADQIKRQLYAFPRVGRNDPLRSDVQLAPLENILFGRRNPFVKRQVLSEPQAEKDSTGMWFGPRLGRAYKREEDDVAQNDTERSEPEEFEAQTYREKRQNSRT, encoded by the exons ATGCAGTCCTTAGCCAGATTGTGTCTCTCGGTACTACTGCTAGCATCTGTTGTTGCCAGCTCATATC ATAGCAGTGCAAAGCTTCGTCGTGATGGCGTATTGAACCTGTATCCCTTTCCAAGGGTGGGTCGTGCGTCTCATCGCACTTGGCAAGTTCCGATCAAGGATTTGTTAG ATGCTGATCAAATTAAACGTCAGCTGTACGCTTTTCCACGAGTCGGTAGAAATGATCCTCTTCGATCAGATGTCCAATTAGCCCCACTTGAAAACATACTGTTCGGTCGACGCAACCCGTTCGTCAAGCGCCAAGTTTTATCTGAGCCTCAAGCGGAAAAAGACAGCACAGGCATGTGGTTTGGTCCACGACTTGGAAGAGCTTATAAGAGGGAAGAGGACg ATGTTGCACAAAACGACACGGAGCGAAGTGAACCTGAAGAGTTCGAAGCTCAAACTTATCGCGAAAAAAGGCAAAATTCGCGGACGTAA